The Bacteroidia bacterium genome segment AGGTAGAATGTTCAATTAACCACGTCACCCGCCATTGAGCCAAACGCCTGTTATGCGGTCGTGCTTCTTTCATGTCGATTGCATTTTCTGTTTTATTTCCGTCCATCTCTTTGTGTCAAACTTTTTTATTTCTCCCAAAGCGCCATTGAGTGTAACTGATTTCGTGGCTTTCGCTTTACTTACAAGCATTTCTGTCGAACAACTGTCAAGCATCTGTTTTGCTTTGTCAGGTGCAAATTCAGCAATCTCACTCAGTCCAGTTGCAAGTTCATGAAACTGTAGTCCAGGAAGTTGGTCTTTCAGTTTGTCAAAAAACCTGTCAATTATTTGGTTGCAAAGAGGTTTTGAAATCTTGCTCAACTTACCAAGTCCTTGTGTGAAAATTTGAAATGAAATATTCTGACTATTCAAGTCGTGTTTGTGCTGACTTGTATATGTAGTGAAAGTCTCTTTCGCAGTCTTTGGATTGATTTTGTGAATGGAAACAATTGTATGGAGAAATAAGTCAAATGAAAGTTTGTAAATTTTTGCTTGATATTTTGGGTCATTTGAAACAAGATTAAAAATTTCAATGGCTTGGATTTTGTCAACGGATTTTAACTCCTCAATGGTTTTAATTAATTGACCGAAGTTTATGTCGTTTGCTGTTGCTTTACGGACAAGAATATTTCTGTCACATTTTCTTAAAACATCTTTACTGCGAACTGGGTCAACCAATTTTAATTTCAAAAGAATATTGCCAAGTGAAGAAAAGCCAACCTCATTTCCATTAAGATTTATTTCTGTGTTTGCAAAAATCACTGTAGCCAAATCGTGGTTATAAAGTTTTGTTGCTGATAATCCTGAGGAATAATTTTCCGCTGTTGCTTTTCGGAAAAGAGGCAATAGTACTTCAATAGTAAATTTTGAAAATATTTTTTGTCTATCCGAATAACCGACATTGGTCAAGGTATGAATTAGATTAAAGTAGTCTGCAATATCTTTAACTTCTGTATGCAAAAAGTTCTTTAAATATACTTGTAAAATTTCTGTTGTCTTTGATTCTGAAATCTTAAATAGTTCAGCAAGGATTCTCATTGCATTTTTTACTGTTTCAAGTTTCAATTGGTCAGCAATATCAACGGAATTTAATTGAGAATAAATTCTTGAAACTCTATCTGGGTTTACAAGAAATAAACTAGCAAGTCCTTTCCCCAATTGTGCAGATTTACATTTACCTAACCCAATTAATATTTTGTCATCATTGTAATATTCAAAAAGTCGTTTTGCTTTATCGGGGTCAATTTCTTTTAATTCACTTATGACTTTCTCAAAATAGAAATACTTTAGGCGATTTAATTTTTTTCCTAAATCTTCTTCATTCATCAATAGGAAAATGTTCCGTGTCATTGTCCTGTTTATCTCTTTGAATTCAGTTAAGGAGTTTGCTGTAATAAATGGCGGAGCTTTCATTAAACTTTCAGCCCAATCAGATTCCGAAAGGGATTCAATAATAAGTTTGGCGAAAGATGGATTATAATTTTTAAAAAGGCGTGCTGAATGTGTTGTATAATTTACTGGCGAATTTTTAATAAGTAGTTTAAGTTCTTCCTTAGTTAATAATGAAATGAGTTTGCTCGCTTGTTTGGATAAGTTGCACTTGTAGCAACTAATTAAAAGAAAAGAAAAAGTTGTGAAACCGTCTCTATCATTTAGAATCGTCTCTTTGAATTTAGCTGACTTTTCAAGAAACTCTTTTGAGAAGTATTCAAATTTTGCTGCGTAACAAAAGCGAAGTGCGTTGAAAAAATCTTTTATCGCTGGAAGTTCAATTTCTTCACTCTGCAAATACTTTAAAGTTTTATCAGAAACTGTTTTGTCATTAAGTAAGGAAGGGATTACACCTTTAATTTTATGTTGATGCAATGCGGCAAAGATTGCTGCTGTATTTTTTGGGAATTCAATTGCAATTTGATTTGAAGAAGAAAATTGTTTAAAGTATTTTAGTAGTTCTAGTTTCTTAATTTCATTTTCCTGTTGCTTGTATTTTGCAGAGTCAAATTGCGGTAACTTTTCAATAATAGATGCAAATAGCAGTTCCGCAAATTGCGAATGCCCGAAACTGTATAATTTGTTTTTTTTGTCGCTTTCGTAAATTAAGCCTGCAACTTGAAGTTTGTCACAAAGTGTTCTGTCTTGAAGAAAATGAAAATCTATTCCGTATGAGTTGATACAACAATAGGGGATAATATCTTGAATGTTTCCTTCAATCTTTTGAAGGTAGCGAAGAAATAATTCTCGGTTGAAATCTTGCTCGGTGAGTTGGTCAAGTTTTTTGTCTTGGTTGTCTTTCCAAAAGGTCAAAAGCAAATTGAGTTTTAAAATGTTTTGGTTAGCAAGTTTCAAAACTTTGTTTATGTCTCCAACACTCTGCGTAATATTGAAATGCTTTTGAAATGAATGAATTATACCTTGAAATTTATCTGTCGGGTTTGATAACACCAACTCATAGCTTGTTGTTATTTCATCAAACAAATTAATTCCGCTATCATCCTTTTGGAAGTCTTCGCTAAGTTTTCGTGAAAGGAACAATGCTGAAATGTTTTGCATGTCCTCTAATTCCAAATAAATATCAATTGCTAACGATAGGTTTTTATGAATGTCATCAACGATAATTAACGACTTGTTCTTATTGATGATTACAAGCTCTTGAATAATTTCTCGGCTTGATAAAGTGTGATTCAGTTCAACATAGTAAACTTCAAAATCGTGTTTATAAAGTTCTCTTGATATGCCTAATGCAAGTGTTGTTTTGCCTGCTGATGGCAAACCCCAAATTAAAGCGGTCTTTACTTTTTGTGAATTGAAATTCTCTGCAAACTGTGTAACTAATTTCTGTTCCTGTGTGTCAAAGTAATTTAAGTTATCTTCAAACTGTTGAATCGAAGGTCGGTAGTTTGCCTTAAATGCTTTGAACTCTTTTTCAGGTTTTCTGAAATGTCCCAGCTTTGTAATTATCTCATAAAGTCGTTTGAATTCCTCTTCATATTTGAAAACTATTTCAGAATAATTTTCGTCTGTCAGATTGATACTATCTCCACCAGAAACAAATTTGGATTCATGTTTGGCTTTTATTTCTTTTAATTTTGCTACTGTGTATTCGTCAACATTGTCGGTTATTTTATGATGCGCATGACAAAGCAAAATGAGGTTTTCCTCATTTCGTCTTTGTTCATTACTCATTTCTCGTCTAAATCTTTCTCCGCCTTCCTGTGCTGCTTCAATGTGGCAAACTTGTGCAATGAAAGTCCCATTTTCAGCAAAAAGTTTATGTTGGCATTTTTCAAAAGCACATTTGTTTCCTGATTTTGCAAACAGTCTAACAAGAGTTTCTTTTGTCGGTGTCAATCTTTTAACTTCTTCTTCCATTTATTAGATTTCGATTGGGTGTCGGTTGTCTTAGCATGCCGCATAACGACCCGCGGCTTTGCGAGGGCGGGGCTTTTTAGCACTCACTTTCTTGCGAAGCACGGACTTCAAAGATAGCGAAAACTTTCAAACGGAGACGTTTCCCCCCGCTCTTGCAAAACCGATGTTGGGTGCTGTTTTTTTATTCTTTCGTGAATGTATATTGTCCACCACCTTGTTTTAATATCATTGTTTTGTCTGTCGGATTAAATTCTAAGACAACTCCTGCTTGGTCAAACTTAAATTTGTCTTTTTCGGTTGCTTCAAGTGGAAATGAGGATTGTCCTGTTGCTTGTGCAATTAAGGTGTTTCCGTCTTTTATAACGGTAATTTTCAAAGGAATTTGTTTTGAAGTGTAAACACCTAAATACTTATCTAAATCTTCCGAAGTTACGTTGAAAGTCGTGAATACCGGAATTTCATAAGGTTTGTCGTAAACTGCACTTAAAACCGCAATAGAAATGTCGTTGTTATTGATGTTTGTTCCGTTTGAAGTTAAAGCATAAGAAATTTTCTCGTCAGCGAAATGAGAATAAACAGAACTAAAACCGTCAATTCCGCCTGTATGTCCATAGCCGATACTTTTGTAAAAAGGAATTTGAAACAAACCAATTCCGTAACCGTCTTTTACGGTTTTCATTATTTCAAGACTTTTAGTTGTCAATAATTTTCCACCAAACAAAGCATCAGCAAATTTTGTCAAGTCCCTTGGTGTAGAAATGATTGCACCTGCACCTAACGGAACAGTAAAGTCTGTTTCAGTTTCTAATTTCCAAGTTCCTGCGAAATTGTATGATTTGCACTCGTTTTTTTCAGTGTTGATTTTTCCAAAAACATAAGTGTTTGTCAAACCGATAGGTTTAACAATGAGTTCTTGTAATAAGTCGGAATACGATTTTGCAAAAGTTTTTTCAAGTATGTATGTCAAAAGCACAAAATTTGAATTGCTGTATTCTGCTTTACTGTCTGGATTGAAGTCGCTACCGCCTTTTGCGATAATTTCAATCATTTCTTTTTCTGTCTTTGGTTGCGTGTTCCAAGTCAAATAATCTTTGTCGTCTGTGAAGTTGTGTATTCCACTTCTATGACTTAGCAAATGTTTTACAGTTATTTCCTTTGCATTTTTAATTGTTGGAAACCATTTGTCAATAGTTTGATTTAGGTCTAACTTTTTCTGTTCAACGGCTTTTAATACTAAAACCGCTGTAAACGATTTGGAAATTGAGCCAATTCTGTATTTAGAATTTTCGGTTGCTTTCACATTATTTTCAACGTCAGCAAAACCAACGGTTTTTGAATAAATGATTTCTCCGTTTTTTGATACGGCAACGCTTCCCATAAATTTGTTGTTTTCTTCAAGTGCGTTGAAATAGTTGTCCAACTTCGTTTTGTCAAAATTAGTTTGAGCAAGTCCGATTTGGCTTAATGTCCCGATTAGTAATGTTGTTAAGATTGTCTTTCTCATTTTGTCTTGTTATTGTTGTCGTTGTCGTTTACGGGTCGCCCTAAAATAGCACCCAACGTTTTGCAGCTTGGCGTAGTGGCGGCATTCGGAGCACTTCACTGTCAACCAAGCACAAATGTTGATTTGAAAAACTACTGTTCAATTTACCACGTCCCCCGCCATTACGCCAAACTGCTGTTGGCTGCTGGTGTTCTGTCTTTCGTGTCTGCAAACCGCTGTCCCTGTTGTGTTTAGCTGTTGTTGTCTTTGTCGTGTTGGGTCGTGCGATTGCGTATTTTTTATTTTCAGAAGGGGAGGAAATTTTTTTTAATTCAATTTTTTCTGCGTGGGAAAGGTGGAAGCTCTTTTGCAAGCTTTGCCCTGTGCGTGGGCTTGTGGGGCTTGCAAATGTGCTTACACCTGTGCGTGGGCTTATTGTTTTTGCTTTATTCATCAACTGAAAGTTCTTTTATTAAGTCAACTATTTTGGTGTTGCTGAATTGTGTCTTGAACTCAATTTTTACTTTGCCATCAAAGAATTTTTCAGCGTGTTTGATTTTGAATTTTTCTTCGTCACGAAGTCCGTCTTTGCTATTTACGTCTTTGGTTTCTACAATGAAGTTTAGTTTTTGCTCTCCGTCTTTGAATTTCAAAACATAGGCAAAGTCAGGTGAATATGATTTGCCACCTGCAACTGGAATTTTAATTGAGTTCTTCGGTATTTTGGTAAACACAATAACTTCTTTTACTTCTGTCTTTATGTTTGATTTCTCTAAGTCAGAATCGTAATACAATTCTTCAAAGAAATAAGAATCTGCAACATCTTCGTCAGAAAACAAAACACCAACATCAGATGCAGAAATTTCTTTCAGCACATTTCCTTTTTCGTCTGTCAGCTTTGTTGGATGAATGCTGTTTGAAACCTTTTTGTATTCAATAGAATACTTGTCAAATGCTTGTGTCATTAAGAAAAAGTCAAAGTTCTTTTTGATGATTCTCAATGTTGTTTGGTTAAGATATTTATTGATGTCTGTTTCTGCGTCAATGATTGATTGATGCAATGTTGCGATGTTTATGTTTAGAATTTTTGAAAGTTCTTTTAAAAAATCGCTGTATTTCATTATTGAAATAGTTGCTGTCTTACGGTTGTAAACAGATTCAGGTTCGCTTGCAACTGCTTTGTTGTCTTTAATTTCAACTTTTGAAATTCTTTCGTTAATACCGTCCGAAGTGAAATTGTCTTTTTGTGCTTTCAAAAACTCTGTAAACAAAGTTTTGAAGTTGGCTTCGTTGTCAAACTTATATTCAAGTATAACTTTCTCATTCAGTTTTTCCCAAAGGTCTTTTAGTTCTTGATATTTCTCTGTTCTTACTACAACTTTCTTTTTCGGGTCGGTTGCTTTGCGAACCTTGTTAGAGTTTACGCCTTCAAATATTCTTGGATAGTTTTGTTTGATGTAGTCAAAACCACCTGTCTTAAATGAATTTGTTCTTGTGATGACGTTGTTCGTGTCTAAAACTTCCAAAAGTTCATCTTCGGTTGTTTCGTATAACTCGCAAATCTTTTTAATCATTTGCTCAGAAAGTTTGTCAGGAACTTGTTCAATGGAAATAGCTCCCGATTTCTGATTGATTTCATTAACCAAT includes the following:
- a CDS encoding beta-lactamase family protein, which translates into the protein MRKTILTTLLIGTLSQIGLAQTNFDKTKLDNYFNALEENNKFMGSVAVSKNGEIIYSKTVGFADVENNVKATENSKYRIGSISKSFTAVLVLKAVEQKKLDLNQTIDKWFPTIKNAKEITVKHLLSHRSGIHNFTDDKDYLTWNTQPKTEKEMIEIIAKGGSDFNPDSKAEYSNSNFVLLTYILEKTFAKSYSDLLQELIVKPIGLTNTYVFGKINTEKNECKSYNFAGTWKLETETDFTVPLGAGAIISTPRDLTKFADALFGGKLLTTKSLEIMKTVKDGYGIGLFQIPFYKSIGYGHTGGIDGFSSVYSHFADEKISYALTSNGTNINNNDISIAVLSAVYDKPYEIPVFTTFNVTSEDLDKYLGVYTSKQIPLKITVIKDGNTLIAQATGQSSFPLEATEKDKFKFDQAGVVLEFNPTDKTMILKQGGGQYTFTKE